Genomic DNA from Pongo pygmaeus isolate AG05252 chromosome 16, NHGRI_mPonPyg2-v2.0_pri, whole genome shotgun sequence:
tGGATGCCATAAAAATATACGGCATATATTTTGAAGCATGGCCGCAATTTGAATAATTAGAATATCTAAAATCTCCAAAGATTGTTATGCTGAAACTGTACCAAAATTCATCATTCCAGTGACTACAGGGAATTTTtaatagttgttatttttataataaaattaaactttaatgaaATAACTGACTTTCAAACTTCAGCAAGAGGACAAATATTCAGCCAGAGGTATCAGTTCCCGGTTTCTGCTCTGGTTCCTCTCTGCTCTTCCACAGCCCCTCCTGCATCACCCAGGTCTAAGgggccacctggcctggcctgcgTCCCCTcgtccctccccttccccatccAGCTCCTGGAGCGCCCTCCTGGGGCAGGGATGTCGAACCATCCAGACCGCGAAGCTCCCTCACCCAGGGCAGCACACCTCCGCCCCTCTCCGCacctgcccagcccctggcaaagGAATCGCCTGGGCCTGGCCAGCTTCCCGCCCCCCAATGCCTGCCCTGTGCCTGCAACGGCGACGCTGCCAACAGGAGGTGCCAGAGACCGCGGCTCAACCCGCCCAGAGCGCAGGGTCCCACTCACCTGGGAGCGGGAGCACGTCCCTCCCGGTAGGCGATGGAATTAAgattgtttccttatttattttacttaaaactgGTAGAATGTTACTATTATACGAAGAACCCATGACTCTGTCAGTAAATTTGAGCAAAGTTTATTAGTTTTTGTCAGTTTAACTAgttcttttgtttctattattaaggTGAAATTTAACTTCTATCTGAAATCAGTAAGATACAGAGAGATTTTAATGACaagtgtatatttttttctcaggGGGAACTGAATTATGAATTGAATGGATGAATTgtgaattaaatgaatgaattcattacCAAAGTAGAGAGGACACTAACCAATCGGTAGTTTTAATCAATCTgtattctctccctcctccctctctgttttttgtttgtttgtttgtttctttgttggtttttgagacagagttttgctccgtCTCTCAGTCTGGAGTGatgtggcgcgatcttggctcactacaacctccgccccccggatTCAAGCGACTCTCCGCCTCagacccccgagtagctgggattacaggcgccagccaccatgcccagttaatttttgtgttttcattagaggcggggtttcaccacattggccaagctggtctcaaactcctgacctcgggtgatccgctcaccttggcctcccaaagtgttgggattacaggcgtgagccaccagtccCGGCCCCTCCTGCTCCTCTGTATTATGACCGTCTGTACCCagcatttagctcccatttatgagagagaacatgcggtattttgtttttgcttttgcattAGCTTGCTGGAAACaatgcatccatgttgcttcaaatgtcataatttttttatggctgtatagtattccatgagtCTTTATCCAGATCACCAGTGCTGGATGCCTGGGTTAAGTCTATGTCTTTGtgattgtgaatactgctgtgatAAAAATATggctacatgtgtctttttggtagatatttattttctttcggatatatatccagtaatgaggttactgggttgaatggtagttcaactctcagttctttaagaaattccaaacctgctttccacagtggctgaactaatttacagtccttCAGAAAGTGTATGAGTGTTCTCTATTCTCTAAATCGTCACtgatatgtgtttttcttttgacttttcaaaaaaagccattctgactggtgtgaaatggtatttcatttcggttttgatttgcatttctctaataaatagtgatgatgagcacttttacatatgtttgttgggtgcttgtgtgtatgtcttcttctgagaagtgtctgttcatgtcctgttgcccactttttaatggaattacttgctgcttgcttgttgatttgtttaagttccttataggttctGAATAATAGACCcctgttagatgcatagtttgtgtatattttctttcattctgtgggttatttCTTTACTACTTTTATAGTTTCTCTTGTTATGCAAaagtttttcagtttaattaaatcccacttgtcaatttttgttttagttgcaattgcttttgaggactaagccataaattattttccaaggcCATTATCAAGaaaagtatttcctaggtttttttctaggcattttatagcttgagattttacatttaactctttaatccatcttaagctaatttttgtatttggtgaaatatgggggtctagttttattcttctgcatatgactagccagttatccccacattatttattaaataaaaagtcattttcccattgcttacttttgtcaactttgttaaaGATGTGATAGTTGCAGGCATGTGGACTTAGTTTCTAGTactctagtctgttccattggtctatgtgtctgttttactaacagtaccatgttgttttgattactatagtctTCTAtttagtttgaagtcatgtaataTGATGTCTATAGCTTATGTCTTGctttagtattgctttggcttgGCTATTCAGACTCCTTTTaggttccataaaaattttagatgttttctattttgtgaaaaatgacattagtagtttgataggaaaaGCATTGAACCTGTAAATCGCTTTGAGCAGTATACTCATCTGCACACAGATGATACTCCAGTGTATGTTCTGTGGTTGATGGGTGAAGTGTATTGTAATTCCAAATGGTCAAGTCAGACCCTACCCCTGCCCGGCTCCTCCTCTGTCAGAGCTCGAGACCTCTAGTCAGGGGCCCTCTGCAGCCACCGGAGATGGGACTGAGGGCCGCTTCCTGCCCTCGTGCAGCTGCTGCAGGGCAGACCGCCTGGCTTGGCCGCAGCCACAGGAACATCTGGTCCTGTTTCCGAGATGTGGGGAGTGCGGGCGGGCTCGGGAGATGCCTGGAGGCTGCTGCCTGCACACAGAAGTCGGCTGCAGCTTGGGTGCCCAGGCGGGGTGGAGGTGCATGGCCTGGTCGGCCTCGGGATCGCCAGCGTGCCAAGCCTGAGGGCCCCCAGGCCGTGCCTGCCAACCACTCCTCCACCTGAGGGAGATCGGGGCCGCTGCCCTGGGCACTCGGCAGTCACCCCATGTGGGGCTGAGTGGCGGTTTCTCAGTTCTCGATCCTGTGCAGCCGCCGCCGGGCAGAATGCATGGCTTGACCACAGCCACTGGTACACCAGGCCCTGGTTCTGCGAGGCTGGGAGTGCGAGCGGGCTCGGGGGTTGCCAGGCAGCTGCTGCCTGCACACAGAGGGAGACTGCAGCTTGGGTGGCCAGGAGGAGGAGCATGGTCTGGGTGGCCTCTGGAATGCGTGCGCGCCATGCCTGAGGGCCCCCCTGGTGGTGTCACCTGCCCCGGTCTTCCTCTGCTGGAGCCTGGAGCAGCTGGAATAGCCACTCTGCAGTCACAGGGGATAGAGTTCAGTTTTCTTATCCCACGCATGCACACAAAAAGGTAACTATTCTGTGAGGTAATTAACATGTTCGTTGACTTCATTTTAGTAATCATTTCAGAATATGCATATAAACGCATCacatgtacaatttttatttctctattacaCCTCAGTAAAGCTGAAAGAATTAACAGTCACAGTTGGAAACTTcaatatctcattttaattaatggatagaaaaaccagacagaagcttcaTGAGAAATACAAGACTTAAACAACAGTATAAGCCACTGAGAGCTAATACACATATACAGGACAgtccatccaacaacagcagaatatacattcttttcaagtgtataTGGAACTTTCTCTAGGATAGGCCATATCTTCATCCACAAAATATGTCCtaatctattttaaaagtttgaaatcatacaaaatataatttacaaccacaatggaagaaacaaaagataaataagtgaaaactggaaaattcacaaaaatgtggaaattaaacaatacagtCTTCAACTACCagtgagtgaaaaaataaatcacaagcaacattataaaatatcttgagacaaattaaaataaaaacaaaacataccaaaacttattgaATACAGTGAAAGTAGAAAATATATGGATATAAACaactacatttaagaaaaaatctcaaatcaatatCCTCACTCTATACCTAAAGGcagtggaagaaaacaaaaaaagactgaatgcaaagctagcagaaggaaagaaataataaagagcataaatcaataaaatagaaggtTGGAGAGCAGTAGAATGAACACAGATTCTTTGAAAGATCAAGCCTTTCACTATATTGACTGAGCAAAACATGgaagactaatttttaaaacaataaatgaaagcAGAGCCATTACTACCAActtcacagaaatgcaaaaggatTACGGGAGTATACTGTGAACAACTGTCTAACAACAAATTAGGTGCCCTGGATGAAATGGATGAATcgctagaaagacacaaactaccaaagtggctcaagaagaaagagaaaatctgaatagacctataacctaggagattgaattagtaatcgAAAGcgattaacaaagaaacatttatgACCAAATAGCTGCACTAACTGTTAAGTCAacctaacatttaaagaagaattaataccatttcttctcaaactcttctgacaaaatatatgaagaaggaATACTTGTTAATTCATTGTTTGATAACAGCATTATCCTTATCCCAAAGCCAAAGAGAGCACAAAAAGGAGAACTACAGcacaatatcccttatgaatatataagcaaaaatctcagcaaaatactagcaatactaacaaaatactagcagcaATACTGTATAATCAAAGGATTGTAAACTATCACCCTGTGAGATTTATCCCCAAAATGCAAGGGCGGCtcaacatataaaaaatcaatcagtgtaataaACTGTAACAGGAAAATGAATAAGCAGGTGATTATTTCCATTGgtgcagaaaaaaacattgatgaaatacaacacccttttataataaaaatactcaataaactatGCATGGAAGGGAACTTCTGCAACATGACAATCGGATGTATAAAAAACCAACAGTTAATATCATGATCAATGATGAAACACTGAAAGCTGTTTTCCTAacatctggaacaagacaaggatggtgCATTTGCCACTTGTGTTCAATGTAGCACTggcagttctagccagagcaattaggcaagacaaggaaataaaaggcatctaaattagaaataaaaagtagaagtAAAATTATATCCACACATGATCTTATGGGTATAAAGctccaaacaaaacacaaaaccaatTATAACTAATAAAAGAGGCGGGATGCAAAACAAACCTAGACAAATGAGCTATATTTCCATACAGTTGTAAAgaactatgaaaacatttttaaaattccatttataatagcatcaaagaaTAAGTTATTCAGGCAGAAATCTAACCATGATGGTACACACAAAACtttgctgaaaaaaaataaagagtgtgGAAATAACTGGAAAGACATTCTGCATTCACGGGTTgtaagacaatattgttaagatgacaatacagattcaatgcaataccaTCAAAATTCCGAA
This window encodes:
- the LOC134738303 gene encoding ESX-1 secretion-associated protein EspI-like, with the protein product MLITSQNSYLFVCMRGIRKLNSIPCDCRVAIPAAPGSSRGRPGQVTPPGGPSGMARTHSRGHPDHAPPPGHPSCSLPLCAGSSCLATPEPARTPSLAEPGPGVPVAVVKPCILPGGGCTGSRTEKPPLSPTWGDCRVPRAAAPISLRWRSGWQARPGGPQAWHAGDPEADQAMHLHPAWAPKLQPTSVCRQQPPGISRARPHSPHLGNRTRCSCGCGQARRSALQQLHEGRKRPSVPSPVAAEGP